A segment of the Pristiophorus japonicus isolate sPriJap1 chromosome 1, sPriJap1.hap1, whole genome shotgun sequence genome:
cccagatatcctggcAAGAAAGAAGCTGTCTGGGTTGCTTTCTtcattccgcttcctcctcttctgcgcctCCCTCTTCTGTCTTGAttgtctgcatcttcctcttctgcatctccCTCTTCTGCATCTTTCTATTCCCTCTgtaagcagatgctggaaatctgaaaaagaagtataaagtgctggaaatactcagcaggtcaggcagtatctcgaTCTGAGACgtgaactccgtttctctctccacggatgttatctaacctgccgagtatttccagcactttcagtcttctcagaggccttcctttaccatccgaggtctTGCAAACATCCAATAGCACTCCCTGCAAACAttaaaaacttttaaaatccaTTGCAGTAAACCACtatttcaataaaatataaaaattcCAGTCCCAAGGTTTAAATCCAAACTTAGCTGAAAGATATGTGTGTCCCTGTAGGCACTGATAGCATCTCTGTAGGTCTGCAGCACACTCGCTTTTCTGAGGGAGCTTAGGACCCAGCGTTAAAGTGAGCGCAAAGCTTGAAGTTTGCAGATGTGACGGGAAGTTGCACGCTGACTGACTTCAGCTCTGCTGTTTTGCATTGTTTGAGCCAGCGCTACTAACGGCAGCGCTATGTCCTTCACCaaaatatttcagatttccagcatctgcttgcagagggaatATGAAGGCGCCAAGTCCCGCGCCAGAGGTGGATGGAAGGCCGCCATTTTTTTTCAAGATATGGGTCTTAATGGAGAGCTTGTTGTATATACAAGCAAATACTTGTTAGACTGCCTTGGCTGGAGAAATAGGCAGGTAAGTGGCAAATGCAGTTCAATGCAAATTAATGTACAAAACAGTGAAAGCTATAAGTGAAAGATATACATAATTGATAAGATTCTGAATAGAGATATCAggaatcatcatcattatcataggcggtccctcgaaacaaggatgacttgcttccatgtcaaaaaaggatgagttcacaggtgtttcgaatgaaggacctgaactacatcctcaaaggtggaagatgcctgtgtgtggatttttttaacctgtggtggcccttgctccccagccaccacatgggcttgacagagctaggtcttggtccagtggcaaggattacccaagacgactggagaccagctctgctgcatggacctagtgtacacaaatatcgcagtgtgggctggcccgtgctgccccggcccCAAacttcacgcctcccctgggccccgatcacatccctcctcaagtctctcgccgctccttcgccctgacctcaccgctcctgctgtatctgcccacgctccaatcaccgacccggaccttgatgacatctctcttcactgccgtcgccttcctgcaccagctcgcgctgctctctgGAGTAGTATACCTCCATGCTGCTCCCtgagccgctcgccgctccttttatagccctgacctgccactggtgttctcacgcaggtcagggcctccacggtGTGCAGGCAAACCCATTAACCAAGATGGCATCCTATACACGAATAAGCATATATCAGGAATAAGCAGTTTAGATATGACAAACTGCTCAAGACATTTTTCACTGCAGTTGTGTTATACTGCAGTTGACACAACGATAAATGATGACAGCACAATCATCCTCTGTGTTGTAATATGACTCTAGTGGCAAACCATTTTGTTGTGTTGCCTCTCCCTGCACTTTCAAAAGCCTCTTCCAAACAAACGTGCCTCCTTGTACTTTTAATTATATCCTCTTAACTGTTCCCCTAAAAATTGTTCCTCCTGGGACCACTTTCTGCAAAAGGCACTTTATAAACGTTGAGTACAGATATCGTAAACCAGTCtgtgcacagtagccctacagctttgtgtgtgtgagtgaattttGCCTCTCGTTGAACTGACATTTGTAATTACAGCTGAAAATGTATTGAATTTTTTTTGAATTGCCTTGTTCCCCAAATTTGTCGTGGTAATCTCTGACGTTGTCACTTCGGATTGTTTTGAGTATTTTGCACGTGGTTCTGAGCTCAAGGGGTTTAAAAGCCGGAGAGCTCTTGCAGTAGCTGCAAAGTCATTTTCCAGCACAGGGTCAGCAGTTGTTGTGTGCTTAAAGCGGCAGCGACACATAGATAAAAAAAAACATGGTTGAACCGTTTCTAGGAACGTGGAAATTAGCTAAGACCGAACATTTTGATGATTACATGAAGGCTATAGGTGAGGATTCtggtttatatatatatttatttttaaccatTCCCAAATAATATCGTTGGTTTTGGGTCTGTAGCTGGACTGCTCCCCATTAGTTGCCTGAGTTCTTTGCGTCGGTTAAAATGCCACGGTCCACAATTGATCCCTGAGATAAATAGTGGAGAATGCGCTTAAAATTCGTAACGATAGTGTGTACTGCCCACCGTTTGAAACACTGGGAGGAATTGCATGGTGTATTTCTGCTGAGTGCCTGCAGCATTGTAGATACGATTACAACTTAAAAGAGGAAAATGTGAAATGAtattctttcaaagaaccggcacaagcACTGTGCAAAATGTTCTCGTTCttgtactgtaagattctatgatctaactgaatggcggaacaggctcaagcgactgaatggtctactcctgtttcgATGTTCTATAATGGGAGTACATTATAGACTATTGATTGGGAAAGAAACAAAGGACGAGATTTGTAGGCAATtcaggggggggggcaggggttgcAAATGTTAATAATGTGGGACATTGACTATCCTGATTTACATAGATTTGAGGAATGGGCAGATAGGTGGCAAATGCAGTTCAATGCAAAATAATGTAAAGTAGTACATTTTGAGGAAAAGAAGACCTGAAAGATATATCAAATGATAAGATTCTGAACAGGGTGGAGTGACAGAGATACCAGAAATAAAATATTATAGTTATGACAAAATGCTAAAGAAATTGTGACTATTTCAGTGCATAACTTCAGTTGAAGAGCACAGTGATAAATGACAAGAGATGAGAAAGACGTCCTTCTGTGTTGTCATTTCTATGACTCTGGTGGCAAGCTTCTTTATTTTGTTTCCTCTCCACCTTCCAAAGCCTCTTCCAAACAAACATGTCTCTGTGCTTCAGATGCTgtctcacctgctgagtatttccagtattttctgtttttacatcCTCCTTACTGTTCCCCTAAAACCTCTCCTCCTGGGACCACTTTTTGTAAAAAGCACTTTATAAACATTGAGTACAGATATGTAATCCAGTCTGTGCACTGTAGacctgcagtgtgtgtgtgtgtgtgtgtgcattttgcCTCTCATTGAACTAACATTTATAGTAACCGTTGAAAATGTATTGACTTTTTTTGACTTGCCTTGTTCCTTACATCTGTCATGTCAATCTTTGATGTTGTCACTTTGCATTGGTTTGAGTATTTTGCACATGGTTCTGAGCTCAAGGGGCTTAAAGCTCTTACAGTGGCTGCAAAGTCATTTTCCTGCACAGGTTCAGCAGTTGTTCTGCATTTAAAGTAGCAGCAACATACAGATACAAAAAAGAATAGTTGAACCATTTATAGGAAAGTGGAACTTAGTCAAGACTGAAAATTTTGATGAATACATGAAAACTTTGGCTGAGGATCCTGGTATTTAAAAAAGATGTTTTAATACCCCTCAAACATAATTGGTTTGGTTTTGGGCattgaacataggaataggagtaggccattcagtcattTGAGCCTGTTCTTCCATTCActccactcattggagtttagaagaatgagaggcgatcttattgaaatgtataagattatgagggggcttgacagggtagatgcagagaggatgtttcccctcatgggggaatctagaactagaggacatagtttcagaataaagagtcgcccatttcttctctcagagggtcatgaatctgtgaaattctctaccccagagagctgtggaggctgagtcattgaatgtatttaaggtggagatacccagatttttgaatgataagggagtcaaggcttatagggatcaggtggggaagtggagttgaggccaagatcagatcagccatgatcttattgaatggcagagcaggctcgagggcccaaatggcctactcgtcctatttcttatgttcagtgagatcatggctgatctgtatcttaactctgtgcacctgccttggctccatatcccttaataaccttggctagcaaaaatctatcaatctcagattttaaattatgaattgAGCTTgcatctgctgctttttgtggAGAGAGTTCTACACTTCTACCATCATTTGTGTGACAaagtgtttcccaacttctctcctgaACGGCTTGgtcctgattttaaggttatgtccccttgtattagattcccccaccagcggaaaaagtttctcGGTACCCTATCAATTGTTTTCAGAATGCTAAAAACCTCAATCACCCCTTAACATTATAAATTTCAGGGACTACAAGCTTAGTTTATGTAATTATATTTTATTCTCTGGCTGTAAAAGCTaatattccattaacctttttgagtTATGTTTCAGTAATCTGTGTGTATGgagccctaaatctctttggaccaccATTGCTCCGAActgttcaccatttaaaaaatactcagatCTATCCTTTATCTGCTCCAAAAAGGATGACCTGTATTGAAATCCACCTGCCACCGTTTTGCCCACTCCATGGATGCGAGTCCTTTGCAGTGTTTAAGAAGTCAAGTCCACAATTAATCCCAGAGATAAATAGTGGAGAATGCATTTCAAATTCGTAACAATAGTGGATACTGCCCTACTTTAAAACACTGGGGGCAAATGCAAAGTGTATTTCTGCTGAGTGCCTACAGCATAGGAAAATGTGAAATGATGCATCGTACCAGGAAATTTATGCCTTGAATCTGATTTTGAATGTAGCAAGTGATTTAATATATACATATACTGATATGGCATTTGGCATAAATGGTTTATTTTATGCCATGCCTAATACTTGAATTAATTGAGCTGGGAATGTCATTGCAATTCCCTCACTTAGTGGAAGCAACATTGCGATGGTTAGTACCATTAAATATTACATTTTCTATGTCCCTCTCTTTGTAGGAGTGGGACTGCCACTAAGGAAGTTAGGTAACACAGCCAAGCCCACAACTATCATTTCTAAAAATGGTGACATAATCACTATCTCAACCGAAAGTAAGGTAAAAAGCACAAAGATCCAATTCAAGCTAGGAGAGGAATTTGATGAGACCACCGCAGATGTTAGGAAGACCAAGGTGTGTGGACGTTGACCCCATTGACCATTGTAATTTGCTTGGTGTCCGAAAATTCGAGATAAAT
Coding sequences within it:
- the LOC139260033 gene encoding fatty acid-binding protein, liver-like, producing MVEPFLGTWKLAKTEHFDDYMKAIGVGLPLRKLGNTAKPTTIISKNGDIITISTESKVKSTKIQFKLGEEFDETTADVRKTKTTVTLDNGKLVQTQRWNGKETTFVRELRDGKLILTCTMGNVVSTRTYEKVK